A region from the Aegilops tauschii subsp. strangulata cultivar AL8/78 chromosome 5, Aet v6.0, whole genome shotgun sequence genome encodes:
- the LOC109733229 gene encoding peroxidase 17, with protein MAPPRVGLLLALALCLAFARADAAVRDLKVGYYAQTCPRAEEIVRRVMARALAREARSVASVMRLQFHDCFVNGCDGSVLMDATPTMAGEKEALSNINSLRSFEVVDEVKSALEEQCPGIVSCADIIIMAARDAVVLTGGPNWDVRLGREDSLTASQEDSDNIMPSPRANASALIRLFAGYKLTVTDLVALSGSHSVGEARCFSIVFRLYNQSGSGRPDPHMDPAYRQALDALCPLTGDQNVTGGLDATPVVFDNQYFKDLVHLRGFLNSDQTLFSDNEGTRRVVTQFSQNQDAFFRAFIEGMVKLGELQNPRKGEIRRNCRVANGGRPPLEKQVAPFRVVDF; from the exons ATGGCGCCGCCCCGCGTCGGCCTGCTCCTCGCCCTCGCCTTGTGCCTCGCGTTCGCGCGTGCCGACGCGGCCGTGAGGGACCTCAAGGTCGGGTACTACGCGCAGACGTGCCCCCGCGCGGAGGAGATCGTGCGCCGCGTCATGGCCCGCGCGCTCGCGCGCGAGGCCCGCAGCGTCGCCTCCGTCATGCGTCTTCAGTTCCACGACTGCTTCGTCAAC GGATGCGACGGGTCGGTGCTGATGGACGCGACGCCGACGATGGCGGGGGAGAAGGAGGCGCTCTCCAACATCAACTCCCTCCGCTCCTTCGAGGTCGTGGACGAGGTCAAGAGCGCCCTCGAGGAGCAGTGCCCCGGCATCGTCTCCTGCGCCGACATCATCATCATGGCCGCCCGCGACGCCGTCGTGCTG ACTGGTGGACCCAACTGGGACGTGAGGCTCGGGCGGGAGGACAGTCTGACGGCGAGCCAGGAGGACTCGGACAACATCATGCCGAGCCCGCGCGCCAACGCGAGCGCGCTCATCCGCCTCTTCGCCGGCTACAAGCTCACCGTCACCGACCTCGTCGCGCTATCCGGCTCGCACTCCGTCGGCGAGGCCCGctgcttctccatcgtcttccgCCTCTACAACCAGTCGGGCTCCGGCCGCCCCGACCCCCACATGGACCCGGCCTACCGCCAGGCGCTCGACGCGCTCTGCCCCCTCACCGGCGACCAGAACGTCACCGGCGGCCTGGACGCCACCCCGGTCGTCTTCGACAACCAGTACTTCAAGGACCTGGTCCACCTCCGCGGCTTCCTGAACTCCGACCAGACGCTCTTCTCCGACAACGAGGGGACCCGGCGGGTGGTGACGCAGTTCAGCCAGAACCAGGACGCCTTCTTCAGGGCCTTCATCGAGGGGATGGTCAAGCTGGGCGAGCTCCAGAACCCCAGGAAGGGGGAGATCCGGCGCAACTGCCGCGTCGCCAACGGCGGGCGGCCGCCGCTGGAGAAGCAGGTCGCGCCGTTCCGGGTGGTGGACTTCTGA